The Gallus gallus isolate bGalGal1 chromosome 6, bGalGal1.mat.broiler.GRCg7b, whole genome shotgun sequence genomic interval AGATTTTTGACCGGCAAATGATTAAAGCAGCCTTGTCTGTGCTATGAATGACAATGCTAATAATCtgtctttgtggttttttcccCTACTGTTTCAGCTGCGCAAACCATGCAGGATGATTTACTGATGGACAAAAGCaaagcccagccccagcagcagcggcagcagcagcagcagcagcaagatcCAAACTCAGCAGAAGCCCCCTCTACGCCCATCTCGTCAGAGACGCCCAAGCCAGAAGACAACAGCTCAGTGACTAGTATCGGCACATCGGCTCCTTCCCAAAATAGCAAGGAGAAGATGCAGATGGAGTCTCCCATTTTGCCTGGCTTGAGCTTTCACCAGCCTCAACAAGAACCTGCAGCCGGCACCTCCTTGTCTCCCTCCTTTGGCAGCACCTGGTCGACAGGGACCACAAACACAGTGGATGATAGCTTTTTCCAAGGGATTACTCCGGTCAATGGAACAATGCTTTTCCAGAATTTTCCACACCATGTCAACCCTGTATTTGGTGGCACTTTCTCTCCTCAAATTGGCCTAGCTCAGACTCAACACCACcaacatcagcagcagcagcagcaagctcagcagcagcagcagcggagGTCACCTGTGAGCCCTAATCAGGCACCTTTTGCCCAGAGAAATGCTGCTTacagccatcagcccatcatGACCAGCAAACCGTCTTCCTCCTCTGcatcctcttcttcttcctccagctgGAATAACCATCAAAACGCAGCTTGGAGTACACCTTCCAACCCTTGGGGTGGGCTGCAGGCTGGTAGGGACCCTCGAAGGGCAGTTGGAGTGGGGGTTGGCGTGGGAGTGGGGGTCGGTGTACCCTCCCCCCTCAATCCCATTTCACCCCTTAAAAAACCATTCTCCAGCAATGTCATTGCCCCTCCGAAGTTCCCACGGGCTGCacccttaacccccaaatcctggATGGAAGACAACGCGTTCAGGACGGACAATG includes:
- the CPEB3 gene encoding cytoplasmic polyadenylation element-binding protein 3 isoform X6, which gives rise to MQDDLLMDKSKAQPQQQRQQQQQQQDPNSAEAPSTPISSETPKPEDNSSVTSIGTSAPSQNSKEKMQMESPILPGLSFHQPQQEPAAGTSLSPSFGSTWSTGTTNTVDDSFFQGITPVNGTMLFQNFPHHVNPVFGGTFSPQIGLAQTQHHQHQQQQQQAQQQQQRRSPVSPNQAPFAQRNAAYSHQPIMTSKPSSSSASSSSSSSWNNHQNAAWSTPSNPWGGLQAGRDPRRAVGVGVGVGVGVGVPSPLNPISPLKKPFSSNVIAPPKFPRAAPLTPKSWMEDNAFRTDNGNNLLPFQDRNRPYDTFNLHSLENSLMDMIRTDHEPLKGRMGINFHHPGTDNIMALNSYAFLLFQEESSVQALIDACLEEDGKLYLCVSSPTIKDKPVQIRPWNLSDSDFVMDGSQPLDPRKTIFVGGVPRPLRAVELAMIMDRLYGGVCYAGIDTDPELKYPKGAGRVAFSNQQSYIAAISARFVQLQHNDIDKRVEVKPYVLDDQMCDECQGTRCGGKFAPFFCANVTCLQYYCEYCWASIHSRAGREFHKPLVKEGGDRPRHVPFRWS